From a single Fulvivirga ulvae genomic region:
- a CDS encoding SusC/RagA family TonB-linked outer membrane protein gives MKKILLLFSVMLVSYGSILAQRTVTGKVTDPGDGSPLPGVNILEKGTNNGTVTDIDGNYSISVNDNATLIFSFIGYKNQEVVVGSQSTINLELESDITQLSEVVVIGYGEIEAKDATGSVTTIKPEDFNQGVIASPEQLIQGRTAGVQITGASGEPGAGSTIRIRGNSSIRSGNGPLFVVDGVPLSGGDVTASGQDVSFGTSSARNPLNFINPNDIASIDILKDASATAIYGSRGANGVVIITTKSGKGKKPTLDYSALASFSKVAQEYDLLEPDAYLAGAAALGADANALDMGSETDWQDEIFRTGISQSHNLSYGGGAGNGDFRVSLSYFDQEGIIEESGLKRYTARFNGSQNFFDDKLRVSGQFTLADIRDENVPITNNSGFEGDLIGAMISANPTRPVFNPDGSYNQPGTDQLNPVALLALSEDNTKTLRLLGSFSGEYKIIPELSFKTNIGFDRSTSSRKAAYSRDLVANGIAGPKDSDGDGDVDYLGGRASFVDIISDNRLIENYLSYNKELNADSKISAILGYSYQSFEAETKVLNAQNFRTSDLDIMLNNLASVDLFRSENIDDTRQDFPYNKVPLIANTTRTKDAIQSFFGRINYNFMDRYLLTATLRADGSTRFGENNKYGYFPSFAAAWRISDESFAPAVFSDLKLRVGYGITGNQEIPNNQVIQRQRYADFGFNDNGEITGGALGDVAFANPDLKWETTGQLNVGIDYGFVDNRIRGSLEYYYKKTNDLLIQVTSAQPAAQPFVYTNLDADIINKGLEFSVEADAVTSSDFSWTVIANFAYNKNTVENFNSIINTGVINGQGLTGAYAQRIADGQPLFAYFLRDFVGFDENGQSIYADGDFQQFTGDSPLPKLTAGFTNRFGYKNFDLSIFFTGQFGHKIYNNTANAYFTAGALGNGRNVSEEVLSSGESNLNAPDVSTRFLEDGDFVRLENLTLGYNFNVSNVSAINSLRLFMTAQNLFVITDYSGLDPEVNTDKTLAVADGASGVPAGVPSLGIDYTSYPRARTISFGLNVTF, from the coding sequence ATGAAGAAAATTTTACTACTATTTTCGGTTATGTTGGTCAGTTATGGTAGCATACTGGCTCAGCGTACAGTGACAGGTAAGGTCACCGATCCCGGCGACGGATCGCCATTGCCAGGTGTTAATATTCTGGAGAAAGGTACCAACAATGGTACCGTTACTGATATAGACGGTAACTACTCAATATCGGTAAATGATAATGCCACACTCATCTTTTCCTTTATCGGATATAAAAACCAGGAAGTGGTCGTTGGATCTCAGAGTACAATTAACCTGGAACTTGAAAGCGATATTACACAACTCTCTGAAGTTGTGGTTATTGGTTATGGAGAAATAGAAGCAAAAGATGCTACGGGCTCCGTAACCACAATTAAACCAGAAGACTTTAATCAAGGTGTAATTGCATCCCCAGAACAATTGATTCAAGGTAGAACTGCAGGAGTCCAAATAACAGGAGCTAGTGGGGAACCAGGCGCAGGTTCTACAATTAGAATTAGAGGAAATTCATCGATCAGGAGTGGCAATGGTCCTTTGTTTGTTGTTGATGGAGTCCCATTAAGTGGAGGAGATGTAACTGCGTCGGGTCAAGATGTCAGCTTTGGAACATCTTCTGCGAGAAATCCTTTGAATTTCATTAACCCTAATGATATTGCGAGTATTGATATATTAAAGGATGCATCTGCGACAGCCATTTATGGTTCCAGAGGGGCAAATGGTGTTGTTATAATAACTACAAAAAGTGGTAAAGGAAAGAAGCCGACACTAGACTACTCAGCTTTAGCTAGTTTCAGCAAGGTTGCACAAGAGTATGATTTGCTTGAGCCAGACGCTTACCTTGCCGGTGCTGCTGCCTTAGGAGCCGATGCAAATGCTCTGGACATGGGATCAGAAACCGATTGGCAGGATGAGATTTTTAGAACCGGCATCTCTCAATCTCATAATTTATCTTACGGAGGAGGGGCCGGTAATGGTGATTTTAGAGTTTCTCTTAGCTATTTTGATCAGGAAGGTATCATTGAAGAAAGTGGGTTGAAAAGATATACAGCACGCTTTAATGGGAGTCAGAATTTTTTTGACGATAAACTCCGTGTAAGTGGACAATTTACATTGGCGGATATAAGGGACGAAAATGTTCCAATTACCAATAATTCCGGATTTGAAGGTGATCTTATTGGAGCAATGATATCTGCAAATCCCACACGACCTGTCTTTAATCCTGATGGTAGTTATAATCAACCGGGTACTGATCAACTAAACCCAGTTGCCTTACTGGCTTTGAGTGAAGACAACACAAAGACGCTGCGACTTTTGGGAAGTTTTTCCGGTGAATATAAAATTATCCCAGAGCTGTCATTCAAAACTAACATTGGCTTTGATAGGTCTACCTCATCCAGAAAGGCAGCTTATTCCAGAGATTTAGTCGCCAATGGAATTGCTGGACCAAAGGATAGCGATGGAGATGGAGATGTTGACTATTTAGGAGGTCGTGCAAGTTTTGTAGATATAATCAGTGATAATCGATTGATTGAGAATTATTTGTCTTACAATAAGGAGCTAAATGCCGATAGTAAGATAAGTGCAATTTTAGGTTACTCATATCAATCTTTTGAAGCGGAGACAAAGGTTCTTAATGCGCAGAACTTCAGGACTAGTGACCTGGATATCATGTTGAACAATCTGGCTTCTGTAGACTTGTTCAGATCTGAGAATATTGATGATACCAGACAGGATTTCCCATATAACAAAGTACCGCTTATAGCCAATACCACCAGAACGAAGGATGCAATACAATCTTTCTTTGGTAGGATAAACTACAATTTTATGGACAGGTACTTGTTAACGGCCACTTTAAGGGCTGATGGATCGACAAGATTTGGGGAAAATAATAAGTATGGCTATTTCCCATCTTTTGCTGCGGCATGGAGGATTTCAGATGAAAGTTTTGCGCCTGCAGTCTTCTCTGATTTAAAGTTAAGAGTAGGGTATGGTATTACTGGTAATCAGGAGATACCAAATAATCAGGTCATACAACGACAGCGCTATGCAGACTTTGGCTTTAATGATAATGGAGAGATAACCGGTGGAGCACTGGGAGATGTGGCATTTGCCAACCCTGATTTGAAATGGGAAACGACTGGACAATTAAATGTTGGTATTGATTATGGTTTTGTTGATAACAGGATCAGAGGTTCATTAGAATACTATTATAAGAAAACTAATGATTTGTTAATTCAGGTGACAAGTGCTCAACCTGCGGCTCAGCCGTTTGTTTATACTAATCTTGATGCTGATATAATTAATAAAGGTCTGGAGTTTTCTGTAGAAGCAGATGCTGTTACATCCAGTGATTTTTCCTGGACTGTAATAGCCAATTTTGCCTACAATAAAAATACAGTCGAGAATTTTAATAGTATTATTAATACTGGCGTTATTAATGGGCAGGGTTTAACCGGGGCGTACGCACAAAGAATTGCAGACGGGCAGCCGTTGTTTGCTTATTTTTTACGTGATTTTGTAGGGTTTGATGAAAATGGTCAATCTATTTATGCAGATGGAGATTTTCAACAGTTTACCGGAGATAGCCCACTTCCTAAATTGACAGCAGGGTTTACTAATCGGTTTGGCTATAAAAATTTCGACCTGAGTATCTTCTTTACAGGTCAGTTTGGTCATAAAATATATAACAACACTGCCAATGCATACTTTACGGCTGGTGCTTTGGGCAACGGCAGAAACGTTTCGGAGGAAGTTTTAAGTAGTGGAGAATCTAACCTTAATGCACCAGATGTATCGACAAGGTTTTTGGAGGACGGTGATTTTGTGAGATTAGAAAACCTTACTTTGGGATACAACTTTAATGTTTCGAATGTATCTGCTATTAATAGTCTTAGGTTATTTATGACAGCTCAGAACTTGTTTGTAATAACTGATTATAGTGGACTTGACCCAGAAGTCAATACAGATAAAACCTTAGCTGTGGCAGATGGAGCAAGTGGAGTACCCGCAGGGGTACCTTCTCTCGGTATTGATTATACATCTTACCCCAGAGCAAGAACTATTTCTTTCGGGCTTAATGTTACATTCTAA
- a CDS encoding LacI family DNA-binding transcriptional regulator produces the protein MKSNQITIKDIARELDISPSTVSRALKDHPDISPKTKKQVRELAEKLNYQPNSIALSLRSSKSNTIGVVIPQVVHFFFSTIISGIEDIAYAAGYSVMVAQSNESYDREVMDTKALFNNRVDGILVSMSRETTDYAHFEFLHNRGIPMVFYDRVCDSIDCSKVVVDDFDGGYRATKHLIDQGYKRIAHLAGPNSLQMFRQRLEGYKKALEECGLPIDESLILPENASDDENVAKELTKRLLALDERPDAIFANNDIAALGAMITIKEHGLKIPDDIGIVGFSNWRFTALTEPTITTVAQPGFEMGQEAARLLIEAIEAKDDEVITSVTKVLKTELVVRGSSVK, from the coding sequence ATGAAGAGTAATCAAATTACGATTAAAGACATAGCCCGTGAGCTTGATATTTCACCATCTACTGTTTCGCGGGCTTTGAAGGATCATCCTGACATTAGCCCGAAAACAAAAAAGCAGGTCAGAGAACTGGCAGAAAAACTCAATTATCAACCCAACAGTATCGCCTTAAGCCTGCGGAGCAGCAAGAGTAATACTATAGGTGTGGTCATACCCCAGGTAGTACATTTCTTTTTTTCAACCATAATCAGTGGTATCGAAGATATTGCCTATGCAGCCGGCTACAGCGTGATGGTTGCCCAGAGCAACGAGTCTTATGACCGTGAGGTAATGGATACCAAAGCACTCTTTAATAATCGTGTAGATGGAATTTTGGTATCTATGTCAAGGGAAACCACCGACTACGCTCATTTTGAATTTTTGCACAACAGGGGAATCCCGATGGTTTTTTATGACCGTGTATGTGATTCCATAGATTGCAGCAAAGTAGTTGTCGACGATTTCGACGGAGGTTACCGGGCTACAAAGCACTTAATTGATCAGGGCTATAAAAGAATAGCACACCTGGCAGGGCCAAATAGCTTACAAATGTTCAGACAACGCCTGGAAGGTTATAAAAAAGCACTTGAAGAATGTGGCTTACCTATAGATGAAAGCCTGATTCTTCCTGAAAATGCATCAGATGACGAAAATGTAGCTAAGGAACTGACAAAACGCCTGTTGGCTCTTGATGAAAGGCCCGATGCAATTTTTGCCAATAATGATATCGCAGCACTCGGAGCCATGATCACGATTAAAGAGCATGGCCTTAAAATCCCTGACGACATTGGTATTGTAGGTTTTAGTAACTGGAGATTTACTGCGTTAACTGAGCCTACTATCACTACAGTAGCTCAGCCAGGATTTGAAATGGGACAGGAAGCCGCTCGCCTGCTCATAGAAGCCATAGAAGCCAAAGATGATGAGGTGATCACTTCCGTGACAAAAGTATTGAAAACAGAGCTCGTAGTAAGGGGGTCATCAGTTAAGTAA
- a CDS encoding RagB/SusD family nutrient uptake outer membrane protein translates to MKNIIDISKLLLIVGSFSFIVGCSDLETELTDSVPVETESGEFEGDPTELLSSAYNRLGRFPDQTNIYALMEHTSDEMIGPTRGTDWGDNGIWRTLHAHTWDATHAYVLGSWNDLNTGVFTCNQVLASNPSANQAAQAKFLRAFYMFYIMDFYGQVPFRGVNDGVEVSPEVFNREEAFNFIVKDLTEALPDLADGNSTATTEANKATAHALLAKLYLNKAVYFADNPAGPYTFDAADMNKVIEHADAVTAAGYTLETGNYFDIFATPVSSEIIFTSPEGSPENRFRMTLHYNQTPDGWNGFTTLADFYNKFESDEQRIGEVRTTGLGTGFLIGQQYGPDGTALKDRGGNPLVFTPEIDLAGNNERAGIRVIKYHPSDAGDYILFRYADVYLMKLEAILRGGTPTMAQTAQSMLDDLRTIRGASALTVSLDVILDERGRELYWEGWRRNDQIRFGTFTTTWEEKEVTDSHRVLFPIPQQALDSNPNLEQNTGY, encoded by the coding sequence ATGAAAAATATAATTGACATTTCAAAATTATTACTAATTGTTGGCAGCTTTAGCTTTATTGTAGGCTGCTCCGATTTGGAAACAGAGTTAACCGATTCAGTTCCTGTTGAAACTGAATCGGGAGAGTTTGAAGGAGATCCAACAGAATTATTAAGTTCTGCCTATAATCGTTTAGGTAGGTTTCCAGACCAAACAAACATATATGCCCTCATGGAGCACACTTCTGATGAGATGATCGGGCCTACCAGGGGTACGGATTGGGGTGACAACGGGATCTGGAGAACACTCCATGCACATACATGGGATGCTACTCATGCTTATGTTCTAGGCTCATGGAATGACCTTAATACTGGGGTCTTCACCTGTAATCAAGTATTGGCATCTAATCCAAGTGCCAATCAGGCAGCACAGGCTAAATTTCTAAGAGCCTTTTATATGTTTTATATTATGGATTTCTATGGGCAGGTTCCTTTTAGAGGAGTTAACGATGGAGTGGAAGTTAGCCCGGAAGTATTTAACAGAGAAGAAGCTTTTAATTTTATCGTAAAAGATTTAACTGAAGCGTTACCAGATTTGGCAGATGGGAATTCTACGGCAACAACCGAGGCAAATAAAGCAACTGCTCATGCACTATTGGCTAAGTTATATCTGAATAAAGCTGTCTATTTTGCTGACAATCCTGCCGGACCATATACCTTTGATGCTGCAGATATGAATAAAGTGATTGAGCATGCTGATGCTGTTACTGCTGCTGGATATACCCTCGAAACTGGTAACTATTTTGATATTTTCGCAACACCTGTTTCCTCTGAAATTATATTTACCAGCCCGGAAGGAAGTCCTGAAAATAGATTCAGGATGACCCTACACTATAATCAAACTCCTGATGGGTGGAATGGTTTTACTACGCTTGCCGATTTTTATAACAAGTTTGAGTCTGATGAACAAAGGATTGGAGAAGTTCGAACAACCGGCTTGGGAACAGGGTTTCTTATAGGTCAGCAATATGGCCCTGATGGGACTGCATTAAAAGATAGAGGAGGCAATCCCTTGGTTTTTACTCCTGAGATTGATCTTGCCGGGAATAATGAGAGAGCGGGAATCAGAGTTATTAAATACCATCCCAGTGATGCCGGAGATTATATTTTATTCAGATATGCTGATGTTTATCTCATGAAACTGGAGGCTATTTTACGAGGAGGAACCCCTACTATGGCACAAACAGCTCAGAGTATGTTGGACGATTTGAGAACAATTCGAGGAGCCAGTGCCCTTACTGTTTCATTAGATGTAATACTTGATGAAAGGGGAAGAGAGCTTTATTGGGAAGGCTGGAGAAGGAACGATCAAATTCGTTTTGGAACCTTTACTACTACATGGGAAGAGAAAGAAGTAACAGATAGCCACAGGGTATTATTTCCAATACCACAACAAGCCCTGGATTCAAACCCCAATCTTGAGCAAAATACAGGTTATTAA